One Benincasa hispida cultivar B227 chromosome 5, ASM972705v1, whole genome shotgun sequence genomic window carries:
- the LOC120077589 gene encoding methylesterase 3-like: MMDSVYSYGDGPNRPPTAFVFGPRFLASKVYQLSPPEDLTLATLLMRPVSLFGEKDITDELKLSEKNYGSVKRVFVMSEKDLVGNRDFQRWMIEKNPPDRVVEIEGSDHMVMMSKPLELWAHLELIAQYYP; encoded by the exons ATGATGGATAGCGTTTACTCGTATGGCGATGGCCCCAATCGGCCTCCCACTGCCTTCGTCTTTGGGCCGCGCTTTTTGGCTTCCAAAGTTTATCAGCTCAGCCCACCTGAG GATTTAACATTGGCGACATTGTTAATGAGGCCAGTGTCATTGTTCGGTGAAAAAGACATCACCGATGAATTGAAGCTGTCGGAGAAAAATTATGGTTCAGTTAAACGAGTATTCGTCATGTCGGAAAAGGATTTGGTTGGTAATAGAGATTTTCAACGGTGGATGATCGAGAAGAACCCACCTGATCGTGTGGTGGAGATTGAAGGATCAGATCATATGGTGATGATGTCTAAGCCTTTGGAGCTGTGGGCCCATCTTGAACTCATTGCTCAATACTATCCTTAG